CCCTGGCGGACAGCCTGTGCAAATTCTTCAACCGTCCAGCTGCCGAGTCCATGTTCGCTGTCCGATGTGAGGTTGGGCGAGTACAGAGTGCCGAATGGAGTATCGAGCTTTACCCCACCCGCCAAAGGTGCTCCGCCGCTAGAAAAGTCGGTGTGGCAAGCGATACAGCCAGATGCTCTGGCCAGATAGGCTCCGCGGTTCACATCTCCCTCGAGGTTAAGCTCGCTCAGCGGCTCGCCGATAGGCCAAGCGACCACTGCGGCGAGAGCTGCCGACGCAGCAACTACGGTGCCAAGGGCAAAACGTAACATGCGCTTCATGTCCCGGCCTCACTCCTCACGGAAACGGGTATGGCACGCTGAACAGGTTTGGCTCAGCATCATGAACACACCGTCGGCAGGCATCTGGGACAGGGCCTCAGCGCCTGGACTGCCGCCCATCATTGCGCCGCCCGCCACCATACCGCCCCCCATCATGCTTCCGGAACCCATATGGGATGATCCCATCATTGTGCTGTTGGACATCATGCCCGTCCCTTGGGCTTTTGACATCATCAACCCGTTCTCCGCCGCCGACGCCAGACCATCAGAATAAGTCTGCAGTCTTTCCGCGAGATCGACGAAACCTTCCCAATCCGTCCATATTTCAGCCTTGGCTTCAGATGGATGCCCATTTGAGCCCTTCGGAAAGAGCGCCGTCAGGACATCACCCGCATGGGTTCCGATTTTTTTGGCCTCTCTGCGGACTGCGGCTGCATCATAGGCCGTTTTTCCCTGCATCATCGGAGCCAGCACTTTCATGCTGTCTTTCATAACTCCCATGCCATCCATCCGTTCCTTTACGACGCCTGTTGCACCGCTATGGGCATGAGCAGCTACAGCAATGAGCGACGCCAATGCGGCGCCGGAAACCAGTTTGGAAAGTGTCATCTTGTTTTCCTGAAATAGTTTGAGATTGCGCTTTGAAGGCACAGGATCAGTGTTCAGGAAAAGTAACGGGGAGGCGGCGGATCAAAGCCAGTGATCGTAAACGGCCTCAATAGGGCCAGCGGCATATCATGACGAGAGATCTGCATGCTTGGCCGCATTGAAAGGCAATCGCCTATGAGAACAGCAAAACCACCACAGAGCGAACTGCCATGACAGTGTTCAGTATGGCCACTGCCCGCCTGTTCTTGATCAATGTCCTGAACAGTGACAGCGATA
This sequence is a window from Leisingera sp. M658. Protein-coding genes within it:
- a CDS encoding cytochrome c, which encodes MTLSKLVSGAALASLIAVAAHAHSGATGVVKERMDGMGVMKDSMKVLAPMMQGKTAYDAAAVRREAKKIGTHAGDVLTALFPKGSNGHPSEAKAEIWTDWEGFVDLAERLQTYSDGLASAAENGLMMSKAQGTGMMSNSTMMGSSHMGSGSMMGGGMVAGGAMMGGSPGAEALSQMPADGVFMMLSQTCSACHTRFREE